In the Kribbella sp. NBC_00482 genome, one interval contains:
- a CDS encoding arylsulfatase has protein sequence MSQPNVVLICVDEWRGDAMSCAGHPYVETPHLDELARNGVRFSRGYSATPTCVPARVALFTGQSQERHGRVGYTDGVPFDTAHPVTVQGEFRRAGYHTQAIGKMHVWPERARLGFDDVILHDGFLHHSRRAYRQQFGFFDDYVPWLRRQPGVSPDAEYFDHGVNCNSVVARPWDKAEELHPTHWIGTQTIDWLYRRDPTRPFFLYLSFHRPHPPYDPPAWAYDQYNALPPYERQLGDWEDDWDEFRRDGDYQAAIGDLPDRVVHRARAGYYGLMAQIDLQINRIREALVDFGVYDDTIIAFTSDHGEMMGDHRMFRKSVPYEGSARVPFIVADRAAAGGTVRGGVVDQVVELRDVMPTLLDLAGVPIPSSVDGVSLAPFLRGESVPVREWLHGEHLHFGQSIQWVTDGKIKYVWGSSLGVEQLFDLVADPGELRNLVKSEPELLELWRSRLIQDLTGREEGFVADGKLVTGRPVTAILNHTRERVARAAG, from the coding sequence TTGAGTCAACCAAACGTCGTCCTGATCTGTGTGGACGAGTGGCGGGGCGATGCGATGTCGTGCGCCGGTCATCCGTACGTCGAGACGCCGCATCTGGACGAACTGGCGCGGAACGGGGTGCGGTTCAGTCGCGGGTACTCCGCGACGCCGACGTGCGTGCCGGCCCGGGTGGCGTTGTTCACCGGGCAGTCGCAGGAGCGGCACGGGCGCGTCGGGTACACGGACGGCGTACCGTTCGACACCGCGCATCCGGTGACGGTGCAGGGCGAGTTCCGGCGCGCCGGGTACCACACGCAGGCGATCGGGAAGATGCACGTGTGGCCGGAGCGGGCGCGGCTCGGATTCGACGACGTGATCCTGCACGACGGGTTCCTGCACCACTCTCGGCGTGCTTACCGGCAGCAGTTCGGGTTCTTCGACGACTATGTGCCGTGGCTGCGGCGGCAGCCGGGGGTGTCGCCGGATGCGGAGTACTTCGACCACGGGGTGAACTGCAACTCGGTGGTCGCGCGGCCGTGGGACAAGGCGGAGGAGTTGCACCCGACGCACTGGATCGGCACGCAGACGATCGACTGGCTGTACCGGCGGGATCCGACGCGGCCGTTCTTCCTGTACTTGTCGTTCCATCGGCCGCATCCGCCGTACGACCCGCCGGCCTGGGCCTACGACCAGTACAACGCGTTGCCGCCGTACGAACGTCAGTTGGGTGACTGGGAAGACGACTGGGACGAGTTCCGGCGGGACGGGGACTACCAGGCGGCGATCGGGGACCTGCCGGATCGCGTCGTACATCGCGCGCGAGCCGGGTACTACGGGCTGATGGCGCAGATCGACCTGCAGATCAACCGGATCCGTGAGGCGCTGGTCGACTTCGGGGTGTACGACGACACGATCATCGCGTTCACGTCCGACCACGGCGAGATGATGGGCGACCACCGGATGTTCCGGAAGTCCGTGCCGTACGAGGGGTCCGCGCGGGTGCCGTTCATCGTTGCGGATCGTGCTGCGGCTGGTGGTACTGTTCGCGGCGGGGTTGTGGATCAGGTGGTCGAGCTGCGGGACGTGATGCCTACGCTGCTGGACCTGGCCGGGGTGCCGATTCCGTCGTCGGTGGACGGGGTGTCGCTGGCGCCGTTCCTGCGGGGGGAGTCGGTGCCGGTGCGAGAGTGGTTGCACGGCGAGCATCTGCATTTCGGGCAGTCGATCCAGTGGGTGACGGACGGGAAGATCAAGTACGTCTGGGGTTCCTCGCTCGGCGTGGAGCAGTTGTTCGATCTTGTCGCGGATCCGGGCGAGCTGCGGAACCTGGTGAAGTCCGAGCCTGAGCTTCTCGAGTTGTGGCGGTCGCGGTTGATCCAGGACCTGACCGGGCGCGAGGAAGGGTTCGTTGCCGACGGCAAGCTGGTGACCGGGCGTCCGGTGACCGCGATCCTCAACCACACCAGGGAACGCGTTGCACGCGCCGCCGGCTGA
- a CDS encoding aminoglycoside 3'-phosphotransferase, with amino-acid sequence MHAPPAEGWEPVDIGESDTSVYRRGNTFAKCCGPSGVAELAAERDRITWLAGTGFPGAKVLDWTPTPASSGGVGLSSGGACLVTSAVPGVPGDTLPPASHDRAMRSLGATLRELHSLTDCPFERPLADVIASAADVVRRGAVNPAYLTDEWRRLQPSELLAEVVAERPYIEKVLEPVVCHGDACLPNVFFDPETLEVTGLIDLGRLGVADRYSDLALTTIQLHDEWSADPAPFHEAYGVPAPDPRRLYFFRLLDPLTWG; translated from the coding sequence TTGCACGCGCCGCCGGCTGAGGGCTGGGAGCCGGTCGACATCGGCGAGTCCGACACGTCCGTCTACCGCCGAGGCAACACGTTCGCCAAGTGCTGCGGCCCCTCCGGCGTCGCCGAACTGGCCGCCGAACGCGACCGCATCACCTGGCTGGCTGGAACGGGATTCCCCGGCGCGAAAGTACTGGACTGGACCCCGACCCCAGCCTCATCCGGCGGGGTCGGGTTGTCCTCGGGTGGTGCTTGTTTGGTGACTTCGGCAGTGCCGGGAGTTCCAGGGGACACCCTCCCGCCTGCGTCGCACGATCGTGCCATGCGGAGCCTCGGGGCGACCCTTCGTGAGCTGCATTCGCTGACCGACTGCCCGTTCGAGCGGCCGCTGGCGGACGTGATCGCGTCGGCGGCCGACGTCGTACGGCGGGGTGCTGTCAACCCGGCGTACCTCACCGACGAATGGCGCCGCCTGCAGCCGTCGGAGCTGCTGGCCGAAGTGGTTGCCGAGCGCCCCTATATCGAGAAAGTCCTGGAACCGGTCGTCTGCCACGGCGACGCCTGCCTGCCGAACGTCTTCTTCGACCCCGAGACCCTCGAAGTCACCGGCCTCATCGACCTCGGACGCCTCGGCGTCGCCGATCGGTACTCCGACCTCGCCCTCACCACGATCCAGCTCCACGACGAGTGGTCCGCCGACCCGGCACCGTTCCACGAGGCGTACGGCGTACCGGCCCCGGACCCGCGCCGCCTGTACTTCTTCCGCCTCCTCGACCCACTCACCTGGGGTTGA
- a CDS encoding MOSC domain-containing protein, with amino-acid sequence MRVELVALVVSREHAFEGRPQDGPRPDPEPVARTEIEVRADLGIVGDRYYAQAIHKNAAVTLIDAASLDEVERVLDLDAPLDPHLTRRNITLRGFPIDELAAHRAADGTRVPGRRFTLGSITFQANRPANPCAWMDEVLAPGAMQALRGHGGIRATPLTSGVLRLGPTELAVLD; translated from the coding sequence ATGAGAGTCGAGCTCGTCGCCCTCGTCGTATCCCGCGAACACGCCTTCGAAGGACGCCCGCAGGACGGCCCGCGCCCCGACCCCGAACCGGTCGCGCGTACCGAGATCGAGGTCCGCGCCGACCTCGGCATCGTCGGCGACCGCTACTACGCCCAAGCGATCCACAAGAACGCCGCCGTCACCCTCATCGACGCCGCCTCCCTCGACGAGGTCGAGCGCGTCCTCGACCTGGACGCACCCCTCGACCCGCACCTCACCCGGCGAAACATCACCCTGCGTGGTTTCCCGATCGACGAACTCGCCGCCCACCGCGCCGCCGACGGCACCCGCGTACCCGGCCGTCGCTTCACGTTGGGCTCGATCACCTTCCAGGCGAACCGCCCGGCCAACCCGTGTGCGTGGATGGACGAGGTCCTGGCCCCCGGCGCGATGCAGGCGCTGCGCGGACATGGCGGCATCCGCGCCACCCCGCTGACCTCCGGAGTACTCCGGCTCGGCCCGACCGAACTCGCCGTCCTGGACTGA
- a CDS encoding class E sortase, which produces MSIPAIGVRNLRVVAYTGTADDRPGTRIQDRGVAASPRGQAGGVGPGEIGNFIVTGHRVSHGRPLEKAPELKNGDHVLIRAGGTVYDYVITRTMTISFRKPAEKAQQNAAVPGSPGATPTQPMLTISTCATPEDHAAGNYWADELGNPEHRINKIGVLAATR; this is translated from the coding sequence ATGTCGATCCCCGCGATCGGCGTGCGGAACCTGCGGGTCGTCGCCTACACCGGCACCGCCGACGACCGGCCGGGCACCCGGATCCAGGACCGCGGCGTCGCCGCCAGCCCACGCGGCCAGGCCGGCGGCGTCGGACCCGGCGAGATCGGGAACTTCATCGTGACCGGCCACCGTGTCAGCCACGGACGACCGCTGGAGAAGGCACCGGAGCTGAAGAACGGCGACCACGTCCTGATCAGGGCCGGCGGAACGGTGTACGACTACGTGATCACGCGGACGATGACGATCTCCTTCCGCAAGCCCGCCGAGAAGGCGCAACAGAACGCCGCCGTACCAGGCAGCCCCGGCGCGACGCCGACCCAGCCGATGCTCACCATCTCCACCTGCGCCACCCCCGAGGACCACGCCGCCGGGAACTACTGGGCCGACGAGCTGGGCAACCCCGAACACCGCATCAACAAGATCGGCGTCCTGGCCGCCACTCGCTGA
- a CDS encoding FAD-dependent monooxygenase yields MHAIICGAGIAGLALANRLSALGQDVTVVERSPGPRPQGYMIDFFGPGYDAMRAMGLLPAMQEVAYHVEEAVLVDEDGRQQAGINILQFAEGDVLSVMRPDLEQVLREHLPSDVSLRYGATLTGVTPREDGVQVEFADGSTLDGDLLIGADGIHSAVRRLVFGPESSYLRFLGFHTAAYSFDAPAIHAEVGGRFCLTDTMGSQFGFYALRDGRVAAFAVHRTTDPVTPADTREAIRSAYADLGWVVPQALELCPDDDQIYYDQVAQIVMPRWSSGRVALVGDACGAVSLLAGQGASLGIAGAFLLAEKLVSSSSIEAGMAEYEQVWRPVVEEKQKVARSTARWFLPQSRLELVARRVLLRFLRLPVLRNLLPAALAGKPTTLIRDLQPTR; encoded by the coding sequence ATGCACGCGATCATCTGCGGAGCCGGGATCGCCGGACTCGCGCTGGCGAACCGCCTGTCGGCGCTCGGCCAGGACGTCACCGTCGTCGAACGCAGTCCCGGCCCTCGCCCGCAGGGCTACATGATCGACTTCTTCGGCCCGGGGTACGACGCGATGCGCGCGATGGGACTGCTGCCCGCGATGCAGGAGGTCGCGTACCACGTCGAGGAGGCGGTCCTGGTCGACGAGGACGGCCGGCAGCAGGCGGGCATCAACATCCTGCAGTTCGCCGAGGGAGACGTCCTCAGCGTGATGCGGCCGGACCTCGAGCAGGTCCTGCGCGAGCACCTCCCGAGCGACGTGAGCCTGCGGTACGGCGCAACGCTCACGGGCGTCACGCCGCGCGAAGACGGCGTACAGGTCGAGTTCGCGGACGGATCGACGCTGGACGGGGATCTGTTGATCGGTGCCGATGGCATCCATTCCGCCGTACGCCGGTTGGTGTTCGGGCCGGAGTCGTCGTACCTGCGGTTCCTCGGTTTTCACACCGCGGCGTACAGCTTCGACGCGCCGGCGATCCATGCCGAGGTGGGCGGGCGGTTCTGTCTGACGGACACGATGGGCAGCCAGTTCGGGTTCTACGCGCTGCGGGACGGGAGAGTGGCGGCGTTCGCGGTGCACCGTACGACGGATCCCGTCACTCCGGCGGACACGCGTGAGGCGATCAGGTCGGCGTACGCCGATCTCGGCTGGGTGGTGCCGCAGGCTCTCGAGTTGTGTCCGGACGACGATCAGATCTACTACGACCAGGTCGCGCAGATCGTGATGCCTCGGTGGAGTTCGGGGCGGGTCGCACTGGTCGGTGACGCGTGCGGGGCGGTGTCGCTGCTCGCCGGGCAGGGCGCGTCGCTCGGGATCGCCGGGGCGTTCCTGCTCGCGGAGAAGCTGGTGAGCTCGTCGTCGATCGAGGCCGGTATGGCGGAGTACGAACAGGTCTGGCGACCTGTCGTCGAGGAGAAGCAGAAGGTCGCGCGGTCGACCGCGCGATGGTTCCTGCCGCAGTCCCGGCTCGAGTTGGTCGCGCGGCGCGTGCTGCTCCGGTTCCTCCGCCTGCCGGTTCTCCGCAACCTCCTCCCGGCCGCGCTCGCCGGCAAGCCCACCACGCTGATCCGGGACCTGCAGCCGACCCGCTGA
- a CDS encoding TetR/AcrR family transcriptional regulator, translating to MAPTAKQGQEVRQRLLAAAAELIPERGWSAVSTRILAERAGVTPSVVHYHFSSVQDVLTEATVTAMRQVLATTDELFTSATTPAAAIDALLASIEQYDGTDPMSLLFTETYLAATRDPRLHTQIAGLVTDFRTRVADWLTIHEVAEPAATAAVLAATIDGLLLHRTLGPESPALTTVLRRLVS from the coding sequence ATGGCACCGACCGCGAAACAAGGTCAGGAGGTGCGGCAGCGGCTCCTGGCTGCTGCCGCTGAGCTGATCCCCGAGCGCGGCTGGTCCGCGGTGAGTACGCGGATCCTGGCCGAGCGCGCCGGCGTCACCCCGAGCGTCGTGCACTACCACTTCTCGTCCGTGCAGGACGTGCTGACCGAGGCCACGGTCACCGCAATGCGGCAAGTGCTCGCGACGACCGACGAACTGTTCACATCCGCGACCACCCCGGCGGCCGCGATCGACGCGTTGCTGGCCTCGATCGAGCAGTACGACGGAACCGACCCGATGTCACTGCTCTTCACCGAGACCTACCTGGCCGCGACCCGCGACCCGCGTCTGCACACGCAGATCGCCGGCCTGGTGACGGACTTCCGGACCCGCGTGGCGGACTGGCTGACGATCCACGAGGTCGCCGAGCCGGCCGCGACCGCCGCCGTTCTCGCAGCGACCATCGACGGCCTGCTCCTGCATCGGACCCTTGGACCGGAATCCCCCGCCCTGACCACCGTTCTCCGAAGGCTGGTGAGTTGA
- a CDS encoding SAM-dependent methyltransferase: MADLKHDDYPRSNKYDANWLLARDMGPNPLWMLEDLASELDLRPGMRVLDLGSGKGATAVFLAKEYGVQVWAADLWVDPTEAATNIDNPEIVTLKAEAHTLPFAREFFDAIVCVDAYEYFGTADNYLSYITSFLKPGGQFGVATPAMTQEVRALGHIPEHIKKMVGWEALAWHTADWWRFQWEITELVEVTAARLQENGWADWIKWSRAVSEYRGERDGALDMLEADNGQYLTFAILAARKH, translated from the coding sequence GTGGCAGACCTGAAGCACGACGACTACCCGAGGTCCAACAAGTACGACGCGAACTGGCTCCTGGCCCGGGACATGGGCCCGAATCCCCTGTGGATGCTGGAGGATCTCGCGAGCGAGCTCGACCTGCGACCAGGGATGCGCGTCCTCGACCTCGGCTCCGGCAAGGGCGCCACCGCGGTCTTCCTCGCGAAGGAGTACGGCGTACAGGTCTGGGCCGCCGACCTATGGGTGGACCCAACGGAGGCGGCCACCAACATCGACAACCCGGAGATTGTGACCTTGAAGGCGGAGGCCCACACGCTCCCGTTCGCGAGGGAGTTCTTCGACGCGATCGTCTGCGTCGACGCCTACGAGTACTTCGGCACCGCGGACAACTACCTGTCCTACATCACCTCGTTCCTGAAGCCCGGCGGGCAGTTCGGGGTCGCGACGCCGGCGATGACCCAGGAGGTCCGCGCGCTCGGCCACATCCCGGAGCACATCAAGAAGATGGTCGGCTGGGAGGCGCTCGCCTGGCACACCGCGGACTGGTGGCGGTTCCAGTGGGAGATCACCGAGCTCGTCGAGGTCACCGCCGCGCGCCTGCAGGAGAACGGCTGGGCCGACTGGATCAAGTGGTCCCGCGCGGTCTCGGAGTACCGCGGCGAACGCGACGGCGCCCTCGACATGCTCGAGGCCGACAACGGCCAATACCTGACCTTCGCCATCCTCGCCGCCCGCAAGCACTGA
- a CDS encoding class I SAM-dependent methyltransferase: MTQLDPVIRSYYRDRYVEDDRLVVPGHGRLELLRTQELLRRWLPPASDVLDVGGATGVHARWLAADGHRVTLVDPVPEHVQQAATIGTFAAEEGDARTLRQADASVDVTLLLGPLYHLVDAADRAQALAEAVRVTRPGGVVVAAGINRYGGLLEAGSNGTLTDENLHLFLDAFASGSIDGSKGFTVAYFHHAAELATELTTAGLTDVEVLGVEGPASNILENAAPDTIETLLPSAVLLARQVESDPNLQAASPHFLAHGRVVD, from the coding sequence ATGACTCAACTTGATCCGGTGATTCGCTCCTACTATCGAGACCGGTACGTCGAGGACGATCGGCTGGTCGTCCCCGGGCACGGCCGGCTCGAACTCCTGCGTACCCAGGAGTTGCTGCGGCGGTGGCTGCCGCCTGCGTCCGACGTACTGGATGTGGGTGGTGCGACCGGCGTCCACGCGCGATGGCTTGCGGCGGACGGGCATCGGGTCACGCTGGTGGATCCGGTTCCGGAGCACGTGCAGCAGGCGGCGACGATCGGGACCTTCGCGGCGGAGGAGGGCGATGCGCGGACGCTCCGGCAGGCGGATGCGAGCGTGGACGTGACGCTGCTCCTCGGTCCGCTCTACCACCTGGTCGACGCTGCGGATCGTGCGCAGGCGCTGGCGGAAGCGGTACGGGTGACGCGCCCCGGCGGGGTGGTGGTCGCCGCGGGCATCAACCGGTACGGCGGCCTGCTCGAGGCCGGCAGCAACGGCACCCTGACCGACGAGAACCTGCACCTGTTCCTCGACGCTTTCGCGTCCGGCAGCATCGACGGCTCCAAGGGCTTCACCGTCGCCTACTTCCACCACGCCGCCGAACTCGCCACCGAACTCACCACAGCCGGCCTCACCGACGTCGAGGTCCTCGGCGTAGAAGGACCCGCCAGCAACATCCTCGAGAACGCCGCCCCCGACACCATAGAAACCCTCCTCCCCTCAGCCGTCCTCCTCGCCCGCCAAGTCGAATCCGACCCCAACCTCCAAGCCGCCAGCCCCCACTTCCTCGCCCACGGCCGCGTAGTCGACTGA
- a CDS encoding neutral zinc metallopeptidase: MADKPAPKPGHFLPGGNGDEITNDDRKPGVSAPSGTPLAAPTPRLGGEAPPTPPQLSGSRIDSRRTTLSGSRLGPPPADDRAAAAYREVFHPEPVPFVPKKRSKGLVALMVAAVLLFLGGGATFAVKVISSSSFNLPNPNGTPSAKPSGAATTKGPVGKGTPDTDIVGKNAIYSAGALAVAKCAEPAFRPTSKENVRSYYQALTACMDKAWGPIVTKAGFEFRSPNLIIFDDGDETACGVQQDLALYCQDEHGGSATMPWQKIVEDYPKNKAVVRAEMAQSFGFVYGVHVQNLTGMAEASDNLADTAASKTAQLEVNRRAALQAYCFGAVFFGAAKASFPLRGELLRQWNGLIQRRGDEHTKDKVRDHGSSKSLALWMNQGLATTNPGACNTFVAASAKVS; encoded by the coding sequence ATGGCGGACAAGCCGGCACCCAAGCCTGGGCACTTCCTGCCGGGCGGCAACGGTGACGAGATCACGAATGACGACCGGAAACCGGGGGTTTCCGCACCGTCGGGGACACCGTTGGCGGCACCCACGCCGCGGCTCGGCGGGGAAGCGCCGCCGACACCGCCGCAGTTGAGCGGGTCCCGGATCGACTCCCGCCGTACGACGCTTTCCGGCAGCCGCCTCGGCCCGCCGCCGGCCGACGACCGCGCCGCCGCGGCGTACCGGGAGGTGTTCCACCCGGAGCCGGTGCCGTTCGTCCCGAAGAAGCGGTCCAAGGGCCTTGTCGCGCTGATGGTCGCCGCGGTACTGCTGTTTCTCGGCGGCGGCGCGACGTTCGCGGTCAAGGTGATCTCGTCGTCCAGCTTCAACCTCCCGAACCCGAACGGCACGCCGTCCGCGAAGCCTAGCGGCGCGGCGACGACCAAGGGCCCGGTCGGCAAGGGGACCCCGGACACCGACATCGTCGGCAAGAACGCGATCTACTCCGCCGGGGCGCTGGCCGTGGCGAAATGCGCGGAACCCGCGTTCCGTCCGACGTCCAAGGAAAACGTCCGCTCGTACTACCAGGCGCTGACCGCGTGCATGGACAAGGCCTGGGGTCCGATCGTCACCAAGGCCGGGTTCGAGTTCCGGTCGCCGAACCTGATCATCTTCGACGACGGCGACGAGACCGCGTGCGGCGTCCAGCAGGACCTCGCGCTCTACTGCCAGGACGAGCACGGCGGCAGCGCGACCATGCCGTGGCAGAAGATCGTCGAGGACTACCCGAAGAACAAGGCCGTGGTGCGCGCGGAGATGGCGCAGTCCTTCGGCTTCGTGTACGGCGTACATGTGCAGAACCTGACCGGGATGGCCGAGGCCTCCGACAACCTCGCCGACACCGCGGCGAGCAAGACCGCGCAGCTCGAGGTGAACCGGCGCGCCGCGCTCCAGGCGTACTGCTTCGGCGCGGTGTTCTTCGGTGCGGCCAAGGCGAGCTTCCCGTTGCGCGGCGAACTGCTCCGCCAGTGGAACGGACTGATCCAGCGGCGCGGCGACGAGCACACCAAGGACAAGGTCCGCGACCACGGTTCCAGCAAGAGCCTCGCGCTCTGGATGAACCAGGGCCTCGCGACAACCAACCCCGGAGCCTGCAACACTTTCGTCGCAGCATCCGCCAAGGTCAGCTGA
- a CDS encoding neutral zinc metallopeptidase: MPDSEEGVPGPGHFASGEPATGSRPLTLKSAQPDGLGRARSVSLDDTPMRRKARPLPTEPGTTSEYSGPPVAPQTGVPVTPLTGTRRVGGPRPTGWHSNPSRSGAQFTTDPPPAAPPRQYSRPIVAGLSVLVILMLTGATIAGFRLVDSYGNVDNPLAQPSVRKSQAPLPVPPNPTVTVTATNVPDLVRLRQNEIYAAGKVATVSCKEPAIKPDSQSAILRYYRALLPCLDKAWAPVLKKAHYPFRAPKVVLQTNQNTSAACTGEENVAFYCSTDETIYVSWKKDLKYYKDEPLAARVWMIDTMAHEYGHHVQNLTEMLTAAGSREGWAKTKAEELDWSRRTELQASCFGAAFLGANKKSLGLSGRKLELWEWETQHSGDEYNPKKIRDHGSRKNHWLWSEPAFNSADPKVCNTFTAPAAKVS; the protein is encoded by the coding sequence ATGCCTGACTCCGAGGAAGGTGTGCCGGGGCCCGGGCACTTCGCGTCCGGTGAACCGGCGACCGGCTCACGCCCGCTGACCCTGAAGAGCGCGCAGCCCGACGGTCTGGGGCGAGCCCGGTCGGTGTCGCTGGACGACACCCCGATGCGCCGCAAGGCGCGTCCGCTGCCGACCGAGCCGGGTACGACGAGTGAGTACAGCGGCCCGCCCGTCGCGCCGCAGACCGGCGTACCGGTCACGCCGCTGACCGGCACCCGCCGCGTCGGCGGCCCCCGCCCGACCGGCTGGCACTCGAACCCGTCCCGCTCTGGCGCCCAGTTCACCACTGATCCGCCACCGGCCGCCCCGCCGCGCCAGTACTCCCGCCCGATCGTCGCCGGCCTGTCGGTCCTCGTCATCCTGATGCTCACCGGCGCCACCATCGCCGGCTTCCGCCTCGTCGACTCCTACGGCAACGTAGACAACCCCCTCGCCCAACCCTCGGTCAGGAAGTCCCAGGCCCCGCTCCCTGTCCCCCCGAATCCCACGGTCACCGTCACGGCAACGAACGTCCCAGACCTCGTCCGCCTCCGCCAGAACGAGATCTACGCGGCCGGCAAGGTCGCGACCGTGAGCTGCAAGGAACCTGCGATCAAGCCGGACTCCCAATCGGCGATCCTCAGGTACTACCGGGCTCTCCTGCCCTGCCTGGACAAGGCGTGGGCGCCGGTCCTGAAGAAGGCGCATTACCCGTTCCGTGCGCCGAAGGTGGTGCTGCAGACGAACCAGAACACGTCCGCGGCCTGCACAGGCGAGGAGAACGTCGCCTTCTACTGCTCGACCGACGAGACCATCTACGTCAGCTGGAAGAAGGACCTCAAGTACTACAAGGACGAACCGCTCGCGGCGCGGGTGTGGATGATCGACACGATGGCGCACGAGTACGGCCACCACGTGCAGAACCTCACCGAGATGCTCACCGCCGCCGGGTCCCGCGAGGGCTGGGCGAAGACGAAGGCGGAGGAACTCGACTGGAGCCGGCGTACCGAGCTGCAGGCGAGCTGCTTCGGCGCGGCCTTCCTCGGCGCGAACAAGAAGTCCCTCGGCCTCTCCGGGCGCAAGCTGGAGCTCTGGGAATGGGAGACCCAGCACAGCGGCGACGAGTACAACCCGAAGAAGATCCGCGACCACGGCTCCCGCAAGAACCATTGGCTCTGGTCCGAACCCGCCTTCAACTCCGCCGACCCTAAGGTCTGCAACACCTTCACCGCCCCCGCCGCCAAGGTGAGCTGA
- a CDS encoding neutral zinc metallopeptidase has translation MRRTAERVVAVFVAVLLAGGCTRQVAAPEVTPVVTPTVSAAPVRVPVGRVVQAAEPVKDGFLLDNQMYRSGEIAAVSCSLPTAKLANKQAMIRYANAFVACLDRAWAPVITRAGFDFVRPSAVYSSPAGTKTACTVMDKEYYGLYCSSNHGIYFNWPEYVVEGASQEGARASVQWLIAHEYGHHVQELTGILDQYGERYSSTRDAAQQKVEENRSEMQAHCFAAAFFGANQEAFRIRGERLNHYGHAGYDRREDDMVNFDRWLRQAFKAKGPSGCNTWAAPAGSVTGV, from the coding sequence GTGCGGCGTACGGCGGAACGTGTGGTGGCGGTGTTCGTCGCCGTACTGCTGGCCGGCGGCTGCACTCGGCAGGTTGCCGCGCCGGAGGTGACGCCTGTCGTGACGCCGACGGTGAGTGCTGCGCCGGTGCGGGTGCCGGTGGGGCGGGTGGTGCAGGCTGCAGAGCCTGTTAAGGATGGGTTTTTGCTGGACAACCAGATGTACCGGTCGGGGGAGATCGCTGCGGTCAGTTGTTCGCTGCCGACGGCGAAGCTGGCGAACAAGCAGGCGATGATTCGGTACGCGAACGCCTTTGTGGCCTGCCTGGACAGGGCTTGGGCGCCGGTGATCACCCGCGCGGGGTTCGACTTCGTCCGGCCGTCCGCCGTGTACTCGTCGCCGGCGGGAACGAAAACGGCCTGCACAGTGATGGACAAGGAGTACTACGGTCTCTACTGCTCCTCCAACCACGGCATCTACTTCAACTGGCCGGAGTACGTCGTCGAGGGAGCATCCCAGGAAGGCGCCCGGGCGTCGGTGCAGTGGCTGATCGCCCACGAGTACGGCCACCATGTGCAGGAACTGACGGGCATCCTGGACCAGTACGGCGAGCGCTACTCCTCGACTCGGGATGCGGCGCAGCAGAAGGTCGAGGAGAACCGGAGCGAGATGCAGGCGCATTGTTTCGCGGCGGCGTTCTTCGGAGCCAACCAGGAGGCGTTCCGGATCCGCGGTGAGCGGCTCAACCACTACGGACACGCAGGGTACGACCGGCGCGAGGACGACATGGTCAACTTCGACCGGTGGTTGCGGCAGGCGTTCAAGGCGAAGGGGCCGAGCGGCTGCAACACCTGGGCGGCGCCGGCGGGAAGCGTTACCGGAGTTTGA
- a CDS encoding GNAT family N-acetyltransferase encodes MNDVVIRRATASDVAAIVAMIADDQLGATRESLDDLTPYLAAFEQIDADPNQLLVVADRNDEVIGTLQLTIIPGLSRRGSTRGLIEAVRVAAPARGSGLGTTLVRWAVEESRTRGCALVQLTSDKSRTEAHRFYTNLGFANTHEGFKLKLR; translated from the coding sequence ATGAACGATGTCGTGATCCGCCGCGCCACCGCTTCCGACGTTGCCGCGATCGTCGCGATGATCGCCGACGACCAGCTCGGCGCCACCCGCGAGTCGCTCGACGACCTGACGCCGTACCTGGCGGCGTTCGAACAGATCGATGCCGACCCCAACCAACTGCTGGTCGTTGCTGATCGCAACGACGAGGTGATCGGGACACTCCAGCTCACCATCATCCCCGGCCTGTCCCGCCGCGGCTCCACCCGCGGTCTGATCGAGGCCGTCCGCGTCGCGGCTCCCGCCCGCGGCTCCGGCCTCGGCACTACCCTCGTCCGCTGGGCCGTCGAGGAATCCCGCACCCGCGGCTGCGCCCTCGTCCAACTCACCTCGGACAAATCCCGCACCGAAGCCCACCGCTTCTACACAAACCTCGGCTTCGCCAACACCCACGAGGGCTTCAAACTCAAACTCCGGTAA